Proteins from a genomic interval of Toxoplasma gondii ME49 chromosome Ia, whole genome shotgun sequence:
- a CDS encoding hypothetical protein (encoded by transcript TGME49_295430~Signal peptide predicted by SignalP 2.0 HMM (probability 0.999) with cleavage site probability 0.849 at residue 31~Predicted trans-membrane domain (TMHMM2.0):11-29): protein MDTSRRKLRRGVPRLLVAALLAVLFVRVAEGGVRAELSRGLSPAFRSASNAKKKQEARNWAGEDSETVAHLGSATAEKVLNTLVRFATQVGRDMKNGVLQKVSQVLTSNAYKRAKHFVVRTDVKPMAVRSDLWYAGYGMRHFLHAYAQVPPAERPAVYKWMFETNASLRRVRRKYLHLGTYLAPEATFEALQTLRNIVVEVQTVLQRTAWNDEDEAPQQSIEQIRSQSRQAERVFEAVFACFARALSTLSFVISKEDTILPELGTYGRQMVPRLKSLFTASWRLSKLIPPRVQLEVQRTLVDYLNDFQLFDRALGNCALHILASTDVDSSYDPNDDYFAAPEISPSVLLIDDDSVFDTSLGLYEDVPEGTTDL, encoded by the coding sequence ATGGACACGTctcggcgcaagctgcgTCGGGGCGTCCCGCGCCTTCTGGTCGCGGCGCTGCTGGCCGTTCTGTTTGTGCGCGTTGCCGAGGGTGGGGTGCGTGCCGAGCTGAGTCGTGGGCTATCGCCCGCTTTTCGGAGCGCCTCAaacgcaaagaagaaacaagaagccAGAAACTGGGCAGGAGAGGACTCTGAGACGGTCGCGCACCTCGGTTCCGCGACAGCCGAGAAGGTGCTCAACACGCTCGTAAGATTCGCCACCCAGGTTGGGAGAGACATGAAGAACGGCGTTTTGCAGAAGGTGTCCCAGGTCCTCACTTCTAACGCGTACAAGCGGGCGAAGCACTTTGTCGTTCGGACTGACGTCAAGCCCATGGCCGTGCGATCTGACTTGTGGTACGCGGGGTACGGCATGCGCCACTTCTTGCATGCCTACGCGCAAGTCCCGCCCGCAGAACGCCCGGCCGTCTACAAATGGATGTTCGAGACGAACGCGTCGCTCCGGCGCGTCCGCCGCAAGTACCTGCACTTGGGAACCTACCTGGCGCCCGAGGCAACTTTTGAGGCGTTGCAGACACTGAGGAACATCGTCGTGGAGGTTCAGACTGTGTTGCAGCGAACGGCTTGgaacgacgaggacgaagcgcCGCAGCAATCGATCGAGCAGATCCGCAGCCAGAGCCGGCAGGCTGAGCGCGTCTTTGAGGCAGTCTTTGCGTGTTTCGCGCGCGCGCTCTCGACCCTCAGCTTTGTGATTTCCAAAGAAGACACGATTCTGCCGGAACTAGGCACCTACGGAAGGCAGATGGTCCCGCGTCTGAAAAGCCTCTTCACGGCTTCCTGGCGACTCAGCAAGCTGATACCGCCGCGCGTTCAACTCGAAGTTCAGCGGACACTCGTCGACTACTTGAACGACTTCCAGTTGTTTGACAGGGCTCTCGGCAACTGCGCTCTGCACATTCTCGCCTCTACAGACGTAGATAGCTCGTACGACCCTAACGACGACTACTTTGCGGCGCCTGAGATCTCCCCAAGCGTCCTCCTTATCGATGACGACTCGGTGTTTGACACGTCGCTCGGCCTCTACGAAGACGTTCCGGAGGGCACCACAGATCTTTGA
- a CDS encoding hypothetical protein (encoded by transcript TGME49_295440~Predicted trans-membrane domain (TMHMM2.0):49-72): MAERVSTPGPAACLAAGVASFSTSQMTVKCSGPFTLNFQRPPCFGRGKRFLMLAFLGLSSVLCAGISPRLLGVSAGSPKKSFAEEAVSGLGLHALHGLLSQLGELAKNTTSAVRRSVHRSLSEARQTDAFKSLKYAMNREPVMTEEGLEEELSALGHGMIKYLARVDTVHPRERQTVLTQLIQKDPTLFHVLFKYTALEGFADVSTSFSRLKDFSRSFEDLLKIQEDDDVVLESGSERSEVESDKVAGDGSGKSADEKASESPTGNGKRRTRRKNVRGKKRPRKDVAELTASALKLFEAELSTHLSYLTDLLSKSPEDAEALKLYVRRMVPRLKQAFRAAWQAASTQLGESDGEFHLRYLTDYLREFGVLDTQLGRLSEILPSSQPPFNPENHYYGTPSIAPWE; encoded by the coding sequence ATGGCGGAGCGGGTGAGTACGCCCGGGCCGGCCGCCTGCCTCGCAGCTGGGGTCGCCTCGTTCTCCACGTCACAGATGACAGTTAAGTGCTCGGGTCCATTTACACTTAATTTCCAGCGTCCACCATGCTTCGGGAGAGGGAAGCGCTTCCTCATGCTAGCCTTCTTGGGACTCAGCTCTGTCCTGTGTGCGGGAATCAGTCCTCGTTTGCTTGGAGTTTCTGCGGGTTCCCCGAAAAAGTCCTTCGCTGAGGAAGCCGTCTCGGGTCTGGGGCTCCACGCGCTGCACGGGCTTTTGTCGCAGCTCGGGGAATTGGCGAAAAACACGACTTCAGCTGTCCGTCGCTCGGTTCACCGCAGCTTGTCTGAAGCTCGACAAACAGATGCGTTCAAGTCGCTGAAATACGCCATGAACCGCGAGCCAGTGATGACGGAAGAAGGCCTGGAGGAGGAGCTGTCCGCCTTAGGACATGGTATGATCAAGTACCTTGCCCGAGTGGACACGGTGCACCCGCGGGAGCGACAAACAGTTTTGACTCAGCTGATCCAAAAGGACCCCACCCTGTTCCACGTGTTGTTCAAATACACGGCGCTGGAGGGTTTCGCGGACGTCAGCACATCCTTCAGTCGCCTGAAAGACTTCTCCAGAAGTTTCGAGGACCTTTTAAAGATccaggaagacgacgatgTGGTGTTAGAGAGTGGCTCAGAAAGGAGCGAGGTCGAATCCGATAAAGTGGCGGGTGATGGAAGTGGAAAAAGTGCGGATGAGAAGGCCAGCGAGTCGCCGACAGGGAATGGCAAGCGACGGACACGCAGAAAGAACGtaagagggaagaaaagaccGCGAAAAGATGTAGCAGAGTTGACTGCGAGTGCCCTGAAACTCTTCGAGGCAGAACTGAGTACCCACCTCTCCTATCTTACTGACCTTCTTAGCAAGAGTCCCGAAGATGCGGAAGCTCTGAAGCTTTACGTTCGCCGAATGGTTCCCCGCCTGAAGCAAGCTTTCCGAGCAGCGTGGCAGGCGGCCTCCACGCAACttggagagagcgacggcgagtTCCATCTACGGTATTTGACAGATTACTTGCGCGAGTTTGGTGTCCTGGATACCCAGCTCGGCAGACTCAGCGAAATTTTGCCGAGTTCGCAGCCTCCCTTCAACCCTGAAAACCATTATTACGGGACACCGTCCATTGCACCCTGGGAATGA